In the Dermochelys coriacea isolate rDerCor1 chromosome 25, rDerCor1.pri.v4, whole genome shotgun sequence genome, one interval contains:
- the C25H19orf44 gene encoding uncharacterized protein C19orf44 homolog isoform X1, with protein MRREALRSLDLSPRAGRQGHMDSHHKKLTLSKHSSAPTDPNSALSIGNTEMGETDKNKDLKRESLVETQFSHSRFLKKKQHAQRNQLNQNTCAMQERNKHVAKKTPDTASKVRSSAILRKLAQIESKIMTQKVQMDFSDTELDPKISDEENLSARSSLEESARGSSYLKKNDTVKENVTLSKVHFKGKSSCQTTKNKVPIRKQLGLDSDEEEMRQLLGSSLEFSSENENQKDVTNFSKPDRKLFMKSKMKSPPRTSFPPKKQSLTNLFSAPSLLSRSSQKRTSDRINPQTPTPPSRNLQRPTSMSFQLPTSIKDSFAETTSPRTNHIKQNQVSLSERSEIKSLDELFSKAADTENATSESSNDFRLNILSIDDLDPNVSGDREALKQMETDIQIKKKSNKDSEPNVFPVNNNDQTPLKVVSVLTSTNAASNNDMEGEIMTEAEISEVLSGISTDYFSVRQVFPGPEESTVNSEYSEDFEKSLSLPLSETTDRKSLSEMSVGQSNSSVYSRKELSPSLSSPQSNKKWHETVSRVTVKEMAVQTTDSPFSYHWSKRDGTAILGPAVGCSYIDPVPIASHVVTMDAVEALTAYSPAVFALNDLLKQHLILTQHFVETIHHLHISLVESLENETFKYHTLAEAKEYIKSHKSPPLTIEQALEEVQKMKEQ; from the exons GGACACATGGATTCTCACCATAAAAAACTCACCCTGTCCAAACATAGTAGTGCCCCTACTGACCCTAACAGTGCCCTTTCTATAGGCAACACAGAAATGGGGGAAACTGACAAAAACAAAGACCTTAAAAGGGAGAGCCTCGTGGAAACTCAGTTTAGTCACAGCAGATTCCTAAAGAAAAAGCAGCATGCACAAAGAAACCAGCTGAACCAGAATACTTGTGCCATGCAGGAGAGGAACAAGCATGTTGCAAAAAAAACTCCGGATACAGCCTCAAAGGTGAGGTCAAGTGCCATTCTGAGAAAGCTAGCACAGATAGAAAGCAAGATCATGACCCAAAAGGTGCAGATGGATTTTTCTGATACTGAATTGGACCCGAAGATTTCGGATGAAGAGAACTTATCAGCCAGATCCAGCCTGGAGGAGAGTGCAAGAGGTAGCAGCTATCTGAAGAAAAATGACACAGTCAAGGAAAATGTGACACTGAGTAAAGTCCATTTCAAGGGGAAAAGTAGCTGCCagacaacaaaaaacaaagtgcCAATTAGAAAACAACTTGGTCTAGACAGTGATGAAGAGGAAATGAGACAATTACTAGGGAGCTCTTTGGAgttttccagtgaaaatgagaacCAGAAGGATGTCACCAATTTTTCTAAACCTGACAGAAAG TTATTCATGAAGTCCAAGATGAAGAGTCCACCAAGAACATCTTTTCCACCCAAAAAACAGTCTTTGACAAATCTGTTTAGCGCTCCTTCGCTACTTAGCAGAAGTTCTCAGAAAAGAACCTCTGATAGAATTAATCCACAAACTCCCACTCCACCGAGTAGAAACTTGCAAAGACCAACTAGTATGTCTTTTCAATTGCCAACTTCAATAAAAGACAGCTTTGCAGAGACCACTTCACCTAGAACGAACCATATCAAACAAAATCAGGTGTCCTTGTCTGAAAGGAGTGAAATCAAGTCTTTGGATGAGTTGTTTTCAAAAGCAGCAGATACAGAAAATGCAACCAGTGAAAGTTCCAATG ACTTCAGATTAAATATTTTGAGCATTGATGACTTGGATCCAAATGTTTCTGGTGATAGAGAAGCATTAAAACAAATG gagacagacattcaaataaaaaaaaaatcaaacaaggaTTCAGAACCAAATGTGTTTCCTGTGAATAATAATGACCAAACCCCCCTTAAAGTGGTGAGTGTCCTAACTAGTACTAATGCTGCTTCTAACAATGATATGGAAGGGGAAATCATGACTGAAGCTGAAATCTCTGAGGTTTTAAGTGGAATTTCTACAGACTATTTTAGCGTTAGACAAGTGTTTCCAGGACCTGAGGAGAGCACTGTTAATTCAGAATATTCTGAAGACTTTGAAAAATCTCTGTCTCTACCACTATCTGAGACTACAGACAGAAAATCCTTGTCTGAAATGTCAGTGGGGCAGTCTAACAGCTCTGTGTATTCCAGAAAAGAACTTTCTCCCTCACTCTCATCACCTCAGTCTAACAAAAAATGGCATGAGACAGTAAGCAGAGTAACTGTGAAAGAGATGGCTGTGCAGACAACTGATTCTCCATTCTCCTATCACTGGTCAAAGA GGGATGGCACAGCAATCCTTGGCCCAGCTGTAGGATGCAGTTATATTGATCCAGTACCCATTGCCAGTCATGTTGTCACCATGGATGCTGTGGAAG CCCTGACGGCATACAGTCCTGCAGTGTTTGCCTTGAATGACCTGTTAAAACAGCACTTGATACTGACCCAGCACTTTGTGGAGACCATCCACCATCTTCATATATCACTTGTGGAGTCATTGGAGAATGAGACATTTAAATATCACACACTGGCGGAAGCTAAGGAG TACATCAAGAGTCACAAATCCCCACCTCTGACAATTGAGCAAGCATTGGAAGAAGTTCAGAAAATGAAAGAGCAGTAG
- the C25H19orf44 gene encoding uncharacterized protein C19orf44 homolog isoform X2: MDSHHKKLTLSKHSSAPTDPNSALSIGNTEMGETDKNKDLKRESLVETQFSHSRFLKKKQHAQRNQLNQNTCAMQERNKHVAKKTPDTASKVRSSAILRKLAQIESKIMTQKVQMDFSDTELDPKISDEENLSARSSLEESARGSSYLKKNDTVKENVTLSKVHFKGKSSCQTTKNKVPIRKQLGLDSDEEEMRQLLGSSLEFSSENENQKDVTNFSKPDRKLFMKSKMKSPPRTSFPPKKQSLTNLFSAPSLLSRSSQKRTSDRINPQTPTPPSRNLQRPTSMSFQLPTSIKDSFAETTSPRTNHIKQNQVSLSERSEIKSLDELFSKAADTENATSESSNDFRLNILSIDDLDPNVSGDREALKQMETDIQIKKKSNKDSEPNVFPVNNNDQTPLKVVSVLTSTNAASNNDMEGEIMTEAEISEVLSGISTDYFSVRQVFPGPEESTVNSEYSEDFEKSLSLPLSETTDRKSLSEMSVGQSNSSVYSRKELSPSLSSPQSNKKWHETVSRVTVKEMAVQTTDSPFSYHWSKRDGTAILGPAVGCSYIDPVPIASHVVTMDAVEALTAYSPAVFALNDLLKQHLILTQHFVETIHHLHISLVESLENETFKYHTLAEAKEYIKSHKSPPLTIEQALEEVQKMKEQ, encoded by the exons ATGGATTCTCACCATAAAAAACTCACCCTGTCCAAACATAGTAGTGCCCCTACTGACCCTAACAGTGCCCTTTCTATAGGCAACACAGAAATGGGGGAAACTGACAAAAACAAAGACCTTAAAAGGGAGAGCCTCGTGGAAACTCAGTTTAGTCACAGCAGATTCCTAAAGAAAAAGCAGCATGCACAAAGAAACCAGCTGAACCAGAATACTTGTGCCATGCAGGAGAGGAACAAGCATGTTGCAAAAAAAACTCCGGATACAGCCTCAAAGGTGAGGTCAAGTGCCATTCTGAGAAAGCTAGCACAGATAGAAAGCAAGATCATGACCCAAAAGGTGCAGATGGATTTTTCTGATACTGAATTGGACCCGAAGATTTCGGATGAAGAGAACTTATCAGCCAGATCCAGCCTGGAGGAGAGTGCAAGAGGTAGCAGCTATCTGAAGAAAAATGACACAGTCAAGGAAAATGTGACACTGAGTAAAGTCCATTTCAAGGGGAAAAGTAGCTGCCagacaacaaaaaacaaagtgcCAATTAGAAAACAACTTGGTCTAGACAGTGATGAAGAGGAAATGAGACAATTACTAGGGAGCTCTTTGGAgttttccagtgaaaatgagaacCAGAAGGATGTCACCAATTTTTCTAAACCTGACAGAAAG TTATTCATGAAGTCCAAGATGAAGAGTCCACCAAGAACATCTTTTCCACCCAAAAAACAGTCTTTGACAAATCTGTTTAGCGCTCCTTCGCTACTTAGCAGAAGTTCTCAGAAAAGAACCTCTGATAGAATTAATCCACAAACTCCCACTCCACCGAGTAGAAACTTGCAAAGACCAACTAGTATGTCTTTTCAATTGCCAACTTCAATAAAAGACAGCTTTGCAGAGACCACTTCACCTAGAACGAACCATATCAAACAAAATCAGGTGTCCTTGTCTGAAAGGAGTGAAATCAAGTCTTTGGATGAGTTGTTTTCAAAAGCAGCAGATACAGAAAATGCAACCAGTGAAAGTTCCAATG ACTTCAGATTAAATATTTTGAGCATTGATGACTTGGATCCAAATGTTTCTGGTGATAGAGAAGCATTAAAACAAATG gagacagacattcaaataaaaaaaaaatcaaacaaggaTTCAGAACCAAATGTGTTTCCTGTGAATAATAATGACCAAACCCCCCTTAAAGTGGTGAGTGTCCTAACTAGTACTAATGCTGCTTCTAACAATGATATGGAAGGGGAAATCATGACTGAAGCTGAAATCTCTGAGGTTTTAAGTGGAATTTCTACAGACTATTTTAGCGTTAGACAAGTGTTTCCAGGACCTGAGGAGAGCACTGTTAATTCAGAATATTCTGAAGACTTTGAAAAATCTCTGTCTCTACCACTATCTGAGACTACAGACAGAAAATCCTTGTCTGAAATGTCAGTGGGGCAGTCTAACAGCTCTGTGTATTCCAGAAAAGAACTTTCTCCCTCACTCTCATCACCTCAGTCTAACAAAAAATGGCATGAGACAGTAAGCAGAGTAACTGTGAAAGAGATGGCTGTGCAGACAACTGATTCTCCATTCTCCTATCACTGGTCAAAGA GGGATGGCACAGCAATCCTTGGCCCAGCTGTAGGATGCAGTTATATTGATCCAGTACCCATTGCCAGTCATGTTGTCACCATGGATGCTGTGGAAG CCCTGACGGCATACAGTCCTGCAGTGTTTGCCTTGAATGACCTGTTAAAACAGCACTTGATACTGACCCAGCACTTTGTGGAGACCATCCACCATCTTCATATATCACTTGTGGAGTCATTGGAGAATGAGACATTTAAATATCACACACTGGCGGAAGCTAAGGAG TACATCAAGAGTCACAAATCCCCACCTCTGACAATTGAGCAAGCATTGGAAGAAGTTCAGAAAATGAAAGAGCAGTAG